A genomic segment from Montipora foliosa isolate CH-2021 chromosome 9, ASM3666993v2, whole genome shotgun sequence encodes:
- the LOC137971633 gene encoding uncharacterized protein, whose translation MNRQLQVIDPSQSREPERKDTEESQNTSAQFVTDVRGGCAICPVQKVKIEDSNGNQHEVLAMLDSDSNTILLSKSIAKKLNLKGTQTHLTMNLAGGQQRSKRSEILNVVLRFLENTAVNKLLQVYSVKKPCSSAKTLSRKGVECFPHLKPISDHLHLSGGAIDLLIGTDFSDAFIDLDSKNGESGDPVAKRNLFGWYVIGQLGDNSVNPSRVTSVHVGSISVLDDVKTLFTQDLMGVKPAALCACSDETLKENKFIKSTTSSTQMVDGRLQAVFTPERSTQIHLVFDASAKGHENLSLNDYLEKGPNYINDPTTILLAWRWESVAYTGDIRKMFNQVLIHPDDQVYHRFLWRKEAQGQPMVYQWQGLNFGDKPAPDISCVNTLAKLAENEFPEAAKEIRENSYVDNIGGSKH comes from the exons ATGAACAGACAACTTCAGGTTATCGACCCCTCCCAGAGTCGAGAACCAGAAAGAAAGGATACAGAAGAATCACAGAATACCTCGGCACAATTCGTAACAGATGTGCGTGGGGGATGCGCCATTTGCCCAGTGCAAAAGGTCAAGATAGAAGACAGCAATGGAAACCAACATGAAGTTCTCGCCATGTTGGACAGCGATTCCAATACAATCCTACTCTCAAAAAGTATTGCAAAGAAACTTAACTTGAAAGGAACGCAAACACATCTAACAATGAATCTTGCTGGTGGTCAACAAAGATCAAAGAGatcggaaattttaaatgttGTATTGCGGTTTCTCGAGAACACAGCTGTTAATAAACTTCTACAAGTGTATTCTGTCAAGAAACCATGCAGCTCTGCCAAAACATTATCACGAAAAGGAGTGGAATGCTTCCCTCATTTAAAACCTATAAGTGACCATCTTCACCTTTCTGGGGGAGCTATTGATCTCCTGATTGGGACCGACTTCTCAGATGCTTTCATCGATTTAGATTCAAAGAATGGCGAAAGTGGAGATCCAGTAGCCAAACGAAACCTATTTGGATGGTACGTGATTGGTCAACTTGGTGACAATTCCGTAAATCCATCACGTGTGACGTCAGTCCATGTTGGAAGCATAAGCGTCCTAGATGATGTAAAGACACTCTTCACACAAGATTTGATGGGGGTGAAACCTGCAGCACTTTGCGCCTGCAGTGACGAAACTCTTAAAGAAAACAAGTTCATCAAGTCCACCACAAGTTCAACACAGATGGTTGACGGTCGACTTCAA GCAGTTTTCACACCTGAAAGGTCCACCCAAATACATCTCGTCTTCGATGCATCTGCCAAGGGGCATGAAAACCTATCCTTAAACGACTATTTGGAGAAAGGTCCTAACTACATAAACGACCCCACAACAATTCTCTTGGCCTGGAGATGGGAGAGCGTCGCATACACTGGTGACATTCGAAAAATGTTTAACCAAGTGCTCATCCACCCTGATGACCAGGTGTACCACAGATTTCTATGGAGAAAGGAGGCGCAAGGTCAGCCGATGGTTTACCAGTGGCAAGGCCTGAATTTTGGAGACAAGCCCGCACCAGACATCAGTTGTGTCAACACCCTCGCAAAGTTAGCAGAAAATGAATTTCCAGAAGCGGCAAAAGAAATAAGAGAAAACTCTTATGTGGACAACATAGGAGGATCAAAACATTGA